One window from the genome of Prinia subflava isolate CZ2003 ecotype Zambia chromosome 2, Cam_Psub_1.2, whole genome shotgun sequence encodes:
- the PRDM1 gene encoding PR domain zinc finger protein 1 isoform X2, translated as MKMDMEDADMTLWTEADFEEKCTYIVNDHPLDPSADGGTLTQAEASLPRNLTFKYASNCKEVTGVISKEYIPKGTRFGPLVGEIYTSDTVPKNANRKYFWRIYSSGELHHFIDGFNEDKSNWMRYVNPGYSVQEQNLAACQNGMNIYFYTIKPIPANQELLVWYCRDFAERLHYPPSRELTMMNLTQTHVNPKQHSADKDELYQKSVPKKEHSVKEILKMESNPPKGKDFFQTNISPVTPEKDLDDLRKNYSPERCFFPRVVYPIRPHIPEDYLKASLAYGMDRPSYITHSPIQASTTPSPSGRSSPDQSLKSSSPHSSPGVTVSPLAPTSQEHREPYSYLNGSYGSEGLGSYPGYAPPGHLSPAFLPSYNPHYPKFLLPPFNMSCNNLSALNNINGINNFNLFPRMYPLYGNLLSGGSLSHHMLNPATLPSSLPSEGGRRLLQPDHPRDFLIPAPNSAFSITGAAASMKDKPCSPTSGSPTAGTAASSEHIMQPKPTSVVLAATGGEEAMNLIKSKRNVTGYKTLPYPLKKQNGKIKYECNVCSKTFGQLSNLKVHLRVHSGERPFKCQTCNKGFTQLAHLQKHYLVHTGEKPHECQVCHKRFSSTSNLKTHLRLHSGEKPYQCKLCPAKFTQFVHLKLHKRLHTRERPHKCIHCHKSYIHLCSLQVHLKGNCPVAPASGLSMEDLNRINEEIEKFDISDNADKLEEVEDNIDLTSIVETMLRREMEGANLKVSLQRNLGNGLISSGCNLYESSDMSVMKLPHGHPLPLLPVKVKQETIEPMDP; from the exons GTCACTGGAGTTATCAGCAAAGAGTACATCCCAAAAGGAACACGCTTTGGACCCCTGGTAGGAGAGATCTATACCAGTGATACGGTTCCCAagaatgcaaacagaaaatatttttggcgG ATCTATTCAAGTGGTGAACTTCACCACTTCATTGATGGATTTAACGAGGACAAGAGCAACTGGATGCGTTATGTAAACCCTGGCTACTCTGTTCAGGAGCAGAACTTGGCTGCTTGTCAGAATGGAATGAACATCTACTTCTACACCATCAAGCCGATCCCTGCCAACCAAGAGCTGCTCGTGTGGTACTGCCGAGACTTCGCAGAGAGGCTGCACTATCCCCCCTCCAGAGAGCTGACAATGATGAACCTCA CACAAACCCACGTTAATCCAAAGCAGCACAGTGCTGATAAAGATGAGCTTTATCAGAAAAGCGTCCCAAAGAAGGAGCACAGTGTGAAAGAAATCCTGAAAATGGAATCCAATCCTCCTAAAGGAAAAGACTTCTTTCAGACCAACATTTCACCAGTTACTCCAGAAAAAGACTTGGATGATTTACGTAAGAACTATAGCCCGGAGAGGTGTTTCTTCCCTCGAGTTGTCTACCCGATCCGACCTCACATTCCAGAAGACTATTTGAAAGCTTCCTTAGCATATGGCATGGACAGACCCAGCTACATTACTCACTCGCCCATCCAGGCATCTACTACACCAAGTCCTTCCGGGAGGAGCAGCCCAGACCAAAGTTTAAAAAGTTCAAGCCCTCACAGTAGTCCAGGGGTCACAGTTTCGCCTCTGGCACCTACTTCCCAAGAGCACAGAGAGCCATACTCTTACTTGAACGGATCATATGGCTCAGAAGGGTTGGGGTCTTATCCTGGATATGCACCCCCTGGccacctctcacctgcctttcTACCATCCTATAATCCCCATTACCCCAAATTTCTGTTACCTCCATTCAATATGAGCTGTAATAACCTGAGCGCTTTGAACAATATCAACGGCATCAACAATTTCAATCTCTTCCCAAGGATGTACCCCCTTTATGGCAACCTGCTCAGCGGAGGTAGCCTTTCCCACCACATGCTCAACCCCGCCACGCTCCCCAGCTCGTTGCCCAGTGAAGGAGGCCGTCGACTGCTGCAGCCTGATCATCCGAGAGACTTCCTCATACCAGCACCCAACAGTGCCTTCTCTATCACGGGCGCTGCTGCCAGCATGAAGGACAAGCCATGCAGCCCTACCAGTGGGTCCCCCACCGCTGGTACAGCAGCCAGTTCAGAACACATAATGCAACCTAAACCTACCTCAGTGGTGTTGGCTGCCACCGGCGGTGAAGAAGCCATGAATCTCATTAAAAGTAAGAGGAATGTGACCGGTTACAAAACCCTCCCATACCCACTGAAAAAGCAGAATGGGAAGATCAAGTACGAATGCAATGTTTGCTCCAAGACCTTTGGCCAGCTCTCCAATCTGAAG GTGCACCTCCGAGTACACAGCGGAGAGAGACCATTTAAATGCCAGACTTGCAACAAGGGCTTCACGCAGCTGGCTCACCTCCAGAAGCACTATCTGGTacacacaggagaaaaaccCCACGAGTGTCAG GTTTGTCACAAGCGgttcagcagcaccagcaatCTCAAAACCCACCTGCGGCTCCACTCTGGAGAGAAGCCTTACCAGTGCAAGCTCTGCCCAGCCAAATTCACCCAGTTTGTGCACCTGAAGCTGCACAAGCGTCTCCACACCCGGGAACGCCCCCATAAATGCATCCACTGCCACAAGAGCTACATtcacctctgcagcctccaggtCCACCTGAAGGGCAACTGCCCTGTCGCCCCGGCCTCCGGGCTCTCCATGGAGGACCTGAACCGAATCAATGAGGAGATCGAGAAGTTCGACATCAGTGACAATGCTGACAAGCTGGAAGAAGTGGAGGACAATATCGACTTGACCTCGATCGTGGAGACCATGCTCAGGAGGGAAATGGAAGGAGCTAATCTGaaagtctctctgcagaggaacCTGGGAAATGGGCTTATCTCCTCAGGATGCAACCTTTACGAGTCGTCAGATATGTCAGTTATGAAGTTGCCTCACGGTCACCCACTACCTCTGTTACCTGTAAAGGTCAAGCAAGAAACAATTGAACCAATGGACCCTTAA